Proteins encoded by one window of Haematobia irritans isolate KBUSLIRL chromosome 2, ASM5000362v1, whole genome shotgun sequence:
- the LOC142225006 gene encoding uncharacterized protein LOC142225006: MEMKDDGRKVFYLQHHPIIGKKLRVVFYGSFADSEGTSLNARLHIGSPIQLNLFAICLRFRFHRFVFTADIVKMFRQVWVSENHRNFQRILWREGPDEELKHFQLCTVTYGTASAPFLVVRVLEQIAKDHGETHPDASRILMKDFYVDDVVTGASSEAELLHYRNELVHLLSLCGIELSKWMTNVNSMNEAETTNCKELDLLKLDEEDSAKILGIHWNSAEDTIRYKVKMNDYQLRVSRFVVHSGEIHLHGFCDASSKAYSAVVHCRTKDENDRIHVSVIASKTRVAPLKQISLPR; the protein is encoded by the exons atGGAAATGAAAGATGATG GACGGAAGGTCTTTTATCTACAGCATCATCCTATTATCGGCAAAAAGCTACGTGTGGTCTTCTACGGCTCATTCGCAGATTCAGAAGGAACATCACTTAATGCAAGACTACACATTGGTTCGCCAATACAGCTTAATCTTTTCGCCATTTGTCTACGTTTTCGTTTTCATAGATTTGTCTTTACAGCGGATATAGTCAAGATGTTTCGTCAAGTCTGGGTATCAGAAAATCATCGGAATTTTCAGAGAATATTGTGGAGAGAAGGCCCAGATGAGGAACTTAAACATTTTCAACTCTGTACTGTGACTTATGGTACAGCTTCAGCGCCATTTTTGGTCGTAAGAGTGTTAGAGCAAATCGCTAAGGATCATGGGGAGACACATCCTGATGCATCCAGAATTTTAATGAAAGACTTTTATGTCGACGATGTCGTGACTGGCGCTTCGTCGGAAGCCGAACTTCTACATTACCGCAACGAATTGGTTCATTTACTATCTTTGTGTGGAATCGAATTGAGCAAGTGGATGACTAATGTGAATTCTATGAACGAAGCGGAAACAACTAACTGTAAAGAACTTGATCTTTTGAAGCTAGACGAAGAAGATTCTGCAAAGATCCTCGGAATCCATTGGAACTCGGCCGAAGATACCATACGCTACAAAGTAAAAATGAATGATT ATCAGCTGAGAGTAAGTCGTTTTGTTGTACATTCTGGTGAGATTCATCTACATGGGTTTTGCGACGCATCATCTAAGGCGTACTCAGCCGTCGTACATTGTCGTACCAAAGATGAAAATGATCGTATCCACGTTTCTGTTATTGCATCAAAGACCCGCGTCGCACCCTTAAAGCAAATCTCTTTACCACGCTAG